Genomic segment of Cygnus olor isolate bCygOlo1 chromosome 20, bCygOlo1.pri.v2, whole genome shotgun sequence:
TTACCTTTCTTTCCCCAGCCAGAACTCGTGCAGTCTTTCAACGTATAACAATTACTTCAGCCTGTACCTAACTGGCCTCTCAAATTAACCACACCTCACGAGCCAGCGTCCAGTTGTGCTTTCTCTTACCTGATAAGTGATATCAGGCCTCGCAGCTTCCGAGCTGCTTCCCCCGCCAAACCCTCCTGTGAGCGCGTGGCCTATGGTGTGGCCCACGGCAGAGCCTACGGCAACTCCCGCCGCGGTCGTGGCCATCTGCGCCATCAGGCCAGGCTGCTTCGGCGCAGGAGCACCCACAGCGGAGGCCGGCGCTGCCGCCGGCACAGGGGCCCGAGCGGCGGGTGCCGGCGGCGCTGCTCTCATTTGTGGCGCCCGGCTGCAAggacacaaagagaaaaaaccCACATCATTGCTCCAAACCCCAAACAAGTCAAGGCCTTCTGCCTGCGGGTGATTCCTCCTTGTGTAGCCCTGCACGTGGACGGCACGGACTCGGTGTTCCAGGGAACGATCTGTGCACAGCAGGGTGAGGCTggcagcattatttttatttggttttcaaTGCCTTACACACCCCACATCCCGAGGGACCAGCGGCGGCCTTATTTCTAGATTTCAAGGCCAGGAGCACCCAAGGGACCGCGAGAGCTCACGGGAAGCGAGACAGGGCCTGGAAGGGGCGGCTTAAAGCGGGCCTCAGAGCCTGGGGGAGACCCCTAGTGGTGGGGAGACCCCTGGTGGGAGCCCTCCGGCCTCAGAGCCCCGACCCCCACAGAGCCCCGGTtccgccccccccagccccacaaagCCCCGTTCCCCCCTCAAATCCCCCCGGCCCCACAAAGCCCCGTTCCCCCGGCCGAGCCCGGACTGGCGACGGGACCGGGAAGGGGAGGCCGTGCCCCGGCCGCCCTCACCTGGCGGGGGGCGCCCCGCGGGACGTGCGGCTGCGGCCACCTCGCGGCatggcggcggggagcgggctgcggggcggccgcTCAAGGTCACCCGACACCCGCCGGGCGTGATGGCGTCACCGCCGCGACGTCGGCGGGGGCGTGGCCTCCGAAAGCCACGCCCCCTGcctccctcagcctccctcagcctccctcagcctccctcagcctccctcaGCCTCcatccctcagcctcctccctcCCGCCTGCGTCCAGGAGGCCGCCACCGCCCCGAGGCCTCCCTGCTGGAGGCTCTTTGGGGTTCCTGTGGAGGGGAGGAGGCTCGGGGTGCCCAGGGGTTTGGTGCCGAGACGCCCCGACCACCTTCTGAGGGGTGTCTTCCTCTCGTGGCGCCGTAATAAAGAATAAAGGGATAAAGGACTTGAGTTTGTTAGTGCCGCACGCAGGAGGTGCAGCGTGGGATGTGTCACGATGGCACCGCAGTCACTGGTTGCCCCACCATGGAAGGCTATGGCCATAGGGGCATCAGGTGGCtgctcctaaaaaaaaaaaaaaaaaaaattgggagTCTGGAGCCCAATAGTGAAATTGGCCTGAAAAGGCTGGTGTGGCACAGCCTGGGATGGGGGGGCACAGCAAAAAAGAGCAACTGGGACAGAGTAAATACCGTCAGGCCTTCCACCGCTTAGCCGTAAGACAAAATCGGGGGTGttataagaaaatgaaaggcagaGCCCCTACTCGGGTAAATGGAGGGAGATctttacacaaaacaaaaatgatttttggatTCTGCTGTGAATAATGAACCTTAGTGGAGCCTTAGAAAAGTATGAATTATTTATTAAGGATAATGAGAAAGGCAGTTATTCCATaggaatataattaaaatacagtcCCTACAGCTTACTACCTCAGTACAGATAGACCAACTGTTGCACTGAAACCTGTTCTCTATTAATGCAGTTAGCAGACtagtcatttgttttttctttattttcccaatACCTAAAACCCACggaaaataatgaaaggcaTCCAGATGACTAACATGCACAGGATTAGACCTAATGAGTTAATAAACTCTCAGGTGCAATAGAAAGGGAAATTTAAAATGACTCGTTTTCCCATTGTAAGCAAGCACCTTTCATTATAGCTATAGTAATATGCACAAATTCATCCACAAAATGCAACTGTCACTCAGCAACATCATCACTTCATTAtcatgacataaaaaaaaatggcttgtTCACCATTTCTTCAGTTGTGTAAGGGTGGTGGCTACCCGAGAGCAGTCATTTCAACATCTCGTACGTAAGGGGATGTAACTGTTGCCTGATGACAATGACTGCACCTGATGTAGGCATTATAAATGTTGGTTTATACAGCAACAGTaatccaaagcacagcttcCATCAGAAAAGCAGTTGCTGTAAACGTGAAAATCATTAGGAGATAAATATAAGCAGTACACCATgattcagagcagcagcatctaCGTAAGCTCAGACTGTAGGCATTACTGCAGGAGCTGATCTACAAcatctcctctctctttcccttatTCTTGGCCTCCTTCCATTTCGTCTGCTTTCTAAGCAGCTCTGGGCTTTGGGTTTTGTCAAATGCCTGTGCAGCATTATGGGACTCGCACTCCAGGCAGACAGCAAGTCATTCACTTCAGCTTTGGCACTTTCTCTCCAGCAGCTGGCCTGGGACTCCTGCAAACAGctcacagctctgccctgctcttgcTGATGTCCAAGGGGCTCCCAGCCCTCGGCATCCGATGGTGCACATGCAGAAAAAGCTTTGACTAGACCGTGTCTTTTATAAGGGCTAAACTATAGTTATGTGAGATTATgttatttcttctcctgcaaCTTTAGTACATCTGTTATTCTTTACATTGCCCTTTCTGTCTCAAACACCTCCATACTTTTCCCCTTGCCCCTCTGTCCTTATTTGTATTAATAGCAGAAGACACAAGAGAGAGCAGGAGATCATTTACTTTATAAACTAGTTAGGGTTCAAACAGCTCTTTTTAATTggttttctcaaatatttttcatgaatatcTTTCAATTTCCCATTTTGATGGCAGAGAGATTCCTTCTTTTCGCTGAAATCGTTTTGCAACACGTTTCCTTTTGAATTAgctttgttttgcagaacaATGAAGGCATGAATGGCAGGATTAATGGGATAAATGCTGCCATTGTGCTGTATCATCCTGTCTTCCTTGGGAAAACTTCGGAGGTTCCTTTTGTAGAGATCCACTCATCCATCTACTAACAAGTGGCAGAactgggaaaggaaggagaaccAGAGGCCTGTGGCCACCCTCCAAAGAAAGCACGAGCAGCGCTTGTGGTGGGTGCCCACAGCAAGCAAAACCTGATGTGTTTTCAGCTGCTAGGTGGGTTTTacatctgcagagcagagataTGGGCCAGTTTCAGAAAATCCAACCAGACCAGCGCTGGGGCAGCTGTTGACAGAAACACATGGGGTAACCAAGATGAGATGTGACCCTGGTTGTCTTTTACCAAGGGCATGTGTGGGCATGCTGTGGATGCCATCCGTGacctacaagaaggacatcgaggccctggagtgtgtccagagaagggctacaaagctggtgaggggcctggaaCAGgagtcctgtgaggagcagctgagggaactgggggtgtttagtctggaggaaGTTCAGAGGAAACCTTATTGCCCTCTACAACTccctgaagggaaggtgtggggagctgggggtcggcctcttctcacaggtaaccagtgataggactagagggaatggcctcaagttgcgccaggggaggttcaggttggaaatgaggagacatttcttctcagaaggagcagtcaggcactgggaggggctgcccagggaggtggtggagtcaccgtccctgggggtgtttaagggaaggttggacgtggtgcttagggacatggttcagtgggtgatggtggtggcagggggacggttggactaTCTCGGAgctcttttccaaccctaataATTCTGTCATTCTATGACATGTGAAGGGTGACAGAACCCCAGCGCCAAGCACAGGGCTCTTTTTAGGAACCACTTGGGAGGAAAACGGACAAaacctccttttcctccccaaacCCGCTCTGCCCCCTCCCGCCCGCCAGGGGGCGccccctccctcacccccctcacacacacacccgagccccgcccccccccccccgccctgaCGTGACGTCGTCGCGGAGCGCCACGTCGGGCGCGGCtcagcggggaggggaggggaggggggggcgagCCAATGGGGTGCGGGCGCGCAtgcgcggccgggcggcggcgggcgcgcgGCGCGGGCCGAGGAGGAGGGAGGGCGGGGGTAAGATGGCGGCGCCCGTCCTGCTGCGAGTGTCGGTGCCGCGCTGGGAGCGGGTGGCCCGCTCGGCCGTGTGCGCCGCCGGCATCCTGCTGTCCCTCTACGCCTGCCACCTGGAGCGGGAGAAGGGCCGCGACCTCCGCTACCAGGCCCTGTGCGACCTCAGCGAGAGGGTTCGCTGCTCCGCCGCCATCACGTCCAGGtgagggggccgggggagggggggcggcgAGGACGCGGGGAGCCGGGCAGGGCCTGGCCCGGGGGCACTCGGCCtcggggggagaggggctgaggggagcgggCCTCAGCGGGCGGGGGGAGAACGTTGAgggcgggggggcggctgctggggggcagccGAAGGGGGTCGGGGCCTGAGGGGGCCTcacggggggctgggggggctcttTGTGGTACCGGTGCCCGCCCGGGGGCTGCTCCGTGGTACCGGTGCCTGGCCCAGAGGGGGTCTCTGTGCTGCCCGGGGGGGCTTGGAGCACGGAGGTGTGGCTCAGCAGCACGAGCCTCGTTCAAATCTCCATTTATTTTGCAGGTTTCCTGTCAGTAGTTATTTtaggggttgttttttttaaaaggcccACGGTTTTCATCTCTGTTAGGAGAGTTGGTGTGTGAATTTCAGTGTGCTGCTGGCTTGGGTTGTTACCTGTCAGGTAACTGGTTCGCTCGATGGCAGCAGGGAAAAGGCGTAACCTGCCGGGTGGTTACTGGTGCCAGCGGTGTGAGTGTGCTGCAGGAAGTGCCCGCGGGTGCAATTTGGCTAAGAAACCCACCTAGGAGCACGCTGTCAAgtatttcaactgaaaaaataaggtGATTCATCCAAACATCTCAACACCACTGTCTGTGTGTACACATTGTATGCATATGTGCGTACATGTAcgtatgtatatacatatatagagaCGTGCAGAGATGTACGTAGGTAAGGAGCTAAGAAGGGGAGAGTTTAGCTTGATCAGCAAAATTATGTATTAAAAGCTTATGCTTTTGTATGTTTACCTTCAATGGagtatttttatcattttcccCTGCTCTTGGTGTAACTTGCACAAAAGCCGTCACAATTCGTGTAAGGGCACTTGCTGTATTATCATAACAAAGTTATGGGCAAGAACACGCCTGTAGTCTGGCAAGGTGGGAGCTGGTTAATCTGTTTAGACAAAGCATACAGGGAAATCTTACTGCTAAAATCACTTCGGTGGTGACAGAGGCGTCATCGTCTTAAGTTACGAGGCGATGTGTATCTAGGGATGTCTGAGAGGAGGCTCTTGGGACTGAACGAGGGCTTTAACTCTGCTTTCAGTCAGACATCAGACAGTCTTTAGTTTGCGAAGGTAAGGAGATTGTTCATGGTGCTACTGGGGAAGTGTCCTGAAATTAGATGCTTCAATTTAAGCAGAAAGAAGGCTTCAATATGCTTGCTGGCTAACTTATAAGTTAAAATTATGCATGGGCTACTGAGAGTAAATCCTGTGAGTCTTGTcagtattttaacttttctcaCAGCTGTAGAGCTGAAAAGAGAATAACGGGGATTTAAGCACCTGAGTAGCCTTGGCAGTGGTCTATTCGTGTATGCAATTGGCCCTTCAGTAgcttgttgttgttattgtatTGAGCAAGGCTGCTCTTGAGACTGGGAATTTCAAGTAAACAGTTTCAATATGTATTTACCGagtgctttgaaaagcaaaatagttCTAATTATATCTTTAGATATCTCTAATTATAGAATAATGCCATGTAATTATAGTATTCGTTGGGaatgctgcagcagaaatgttGTGTAAGCCGTGGTAAGACCTGTAAATGCTCTACTGCAGGAGTTCTGTATAATAATACGAACATTTAGGGACAAAATCCACTGAAATCTCCCCAGCAGTTGCTAGGAGAATCATGCTTAACGACTGAAGTATTGCAAATGTCAGGATAGCTCATGATAATTGAAGCAGGTGGTAAGAAGAGTTTGCGGAAAAAGGAGCATGCAAGTTCTGCTCAGTCAAACCTTATTTGGAGAAGAATCTGCTTTCTGCGTTGCACAGGatgcagacagaaaaggaatattCCACTAAAACCGAGACAAGAGGGCAAGCTGTTAAATTTTGAAGGAAGAACATGGATAgaaattattgtattttctgtgttgccACAGCATCCCATTCATCAATCGTTCTCCCATCCCTCTCCCATTTAAATACCTCTCGTTGCTACCACGTGTCACCAAAGTTTCTTTGAAGCTCAATTTCTGAGAGGAGCTTCAAACCAGAATTTAGATTTCACCAGGACAGTAGGGTTTCAGATGCGGTGCCCCACATGCAGTGCAGATTTAACTTTCAGCtccttcttttttcattaaactaCTGCACTGCCAGTTACATAGCTAATCAAATAATTTGTGATTATGATCAGTTTTCACAGAGTTAAATGGGTGGCAGACTTGTTCTTTGTGTCTCTCACCAGCTTCTAGAGTGTTCTTTCAGTTCTGTGACTTTATTTAAGGTAGATTTGCTGATGGAAGTAATGGAACTTGGAGCGTAACAACCTGCACATTTCAAGCGATGATTCCAGCAGAGGACTGAACTTTCAGAAGTACAGTCATGATGTTGGGGTTAATACTGAATTTGTAGAATAATTGGAGTAAACTAGTGGAGTCGTCTTTAGCTGAATTATTTTGTAACGAAGTTCTGGCCTTTGGGGAGGATTTTTTCCACTAATAAGCTGCTGTTATTCCCAAGTCTTGTTTTAAAGCCAAATCTGGTATTGGCACAAGaatgagagaagaaatgtgAAGATTACCAGCACGCAGAGGGAGGAGCATGGAAAATCTTGTATCAGAGACTGACTCATGCAGGAGATTGTGCTGGAGAGCTACCTTCCTAGTATCTCTGACTGCTCAACATGTTAATGGTCAGCATATTTCAAGCTTTTATCACGGGGAAAGTTCATGAAAAtggtttagaaataaaaacagttaagGACTGTATAATGACCACTGTCATTATCCAGGGAGAGATAAGGTGTAGGGAAAtagcaaatgttttaatttgacAATTGCTGGAGGTGCTTTAAGTGAATTGCTCTCTTGTATCTGAGAATAATTAAGTGGCAGGAATGGCTTTATTTATAATGAGACTGGCTAATAGCAGGTCCTAAAaatctttttggttttgctgttatAATAGTTTCACAGAGGAAATTAAACTAATAAGTTTCAAGTCCTATGGCTGGTGGCATGGCTTGAAATGAAATGGGGCATTTAAGCAGTAACGCAGAGCCCCTGAGctctttgctttgttcttttgtgtGCCATGGGAGAGTTTTGGGTCTTCTGCTACgtttctgccttctctctgGATTAATTTGAAGCgcctgcagggcagagcaggtTAGTGGCTGGCTCTAGCTGAAAGAGTTTTGTACCCCAGATTGTGTTAATGTGTGACAACTTTAGTACAGCCGGCATGAATGACCAACGACACACATCACGATGCAACTTCACCAATATTTGTAGCTTTCAGACAGCTGTGAAAGTGAAGAGGTTTGGAAATAGTGACCAACATCTTTAGCCAACTTACCCAATAAATTCTAGAGTCAAACTAGGATTTTAAGAATCAATATTCATCTGGATATAACTGGATAGATGACATTTTTGGGATTCCCTCCTGTGAACTTCACGCTAATGTGCAAGGTCTTGGATTGCGTGTCATCTTGTGGCTGAGCCACTCTGAAACCCCTGTTCAGATGTGGGTATTGGacttcttcagctttctgtcttctcctgGGTGAGTGAAGTATTTGAATTGCTCAGTCTTGTGCTGCAGTACTTCGGTGCTGTGATGTGTGAGCATAACTCCACTGCTGTATGGCTTGTTTGTCCACAAGCAGTTGTGCTGTAATGGATTAAAGTTAAAACTTTGACCCGTGGTGTCTTTTCGGCAAAGCACACCTTGCCAAAACTGTTCTGCTGGTACATCTTCAGAGCGCAGAGCGAGTCAAAGGCCAAGCTGAGAACAACCACCCTGTTATCCAAGGGAGCGGGACGTGGAACAAAGCTCCGACCTCGCACCTAACCCGGTGTTACGTTGCAGGTTCCCCTTCAGTTCTGTTGGGGACCTTCCTGTAAACCTTGGTGTCTGTCAGGTTTGCTTGATTCCAGGTTAAGGACATTATGTAGCACTTACCTTTCGCTTTACCAGTAAGCTCCTGATGGCCCAGCACTTTTCTATCATTGTACCCACAGGGAAGCGTCCTGATGTGTTTGGGGTTGGCAGCTGCAGTTGTCGGTGACTGTAAGGTGAGAAATGGGGAAGGCAGCTTTGTGCTTGGCTGGTGGCTTCTTGTGAACCAGCGTAGGCAAATGGAGTCCACGtgctttttcttgtgaaatgtTACTGGTCTTGTTAGCCTTCGCTTGTCAGTAATTTCTTTAACCTGAGCCACGTCCCTGTTTTTGTTAGGCATCTGTGATCCTGTagagaaagagataaaaacTTGATGGAACTGCTGAAGGGCAGTATGTGGAACAGCTGGTGGTTATTCAGCAGGAATCATATTTGTTGGTCTTAAAGTGCTAAAATAGTTTTACATGAAAGTGTGGCTTCCCGAGACTACGCTAAAATCTGTCCTGTGATTTTAAACCGGTTGTTGCTCATTTCTGAGGTCTGCAGATTGTTAGATAGCAGGCGTTATGATGCTTTGCCAGTTACTTTGTAGCGAGGATTCATCGTTTTTGCTGCCTGAGGGAAGGTTTGAAGATGTCTGGTTTCTTGACTGGGCAGGAGAAATCCGTGTGGACGGAATCCATCTCAGGTCCTGGCGTCAGCTGGGgtagagttatttttcttcctagtagctgctCTGGTGCTGCGTTTTGGGTTCAGGGTGAGAATaaagctgtttggtttttttacAGCAAAGTTTAACAAAGGGTACAAGTTCCTAAAGTTCTATAGAACCAGATTCGGCACCAAAGAGGAGCAGGAAGGGACTCCAAGTAATACTTTTGCCGAGAGAAAAAAGCTGCAGCACGAGCCAAGGTTATCTGTCCCGTTTGCTGTGCCGGCTCTGGTGCGAACAGGACTTGGGCAGGACTGGCAGGTCCTGGGGGAGGCCGGAGGATGCGAGCTGCGGGGTGATCTGGGGTTATTCTATGTGCTGGGGGAGGAAAGTGTTATGGGAACACGTACAGACACCCAGCTTCGTTAGTGCTGAACCCAGATGTTCCCAAAGCACAGAAGCTGGTAGCTAAGTGACTTTTGTCTGATCCCTTTAGTGGAATGTTGATGACTTAATACTTGAAGCTGACGTACTACGTAGTGGCAGAGACGCATCTTTTATGAAACAAACCACTACGCTCACTGTTTGAGTCTTTTTATCAGCCTTACAGTGATCTGGGCTCTAACGcgtgtatttttgcatttcatgaatatattatttctgGCTTGACTGG
This window contains:
- the CHCHD2 gene encoding coiled-coil-helix-coiled-coil-helix domain-containing protein 2, which gives rise to MPRGGRSRTSRGAPPASRAPQMRAAPPAPAARAPVPAAAPASAVGAPAPKQPGLMAQMATTAAGVAVGSAVGHTIGHALTGGFGGGSSSEAARPDITYQEPQAAQPAYQQQQQQFAPCQYEMKQFLECAQNQTDLKLCEGFSEVLKQCRFANGLA